The following are encoded in a window of Alosa sapidissima isolate fAloSap1 chromosome 10, fAloSap1.pri, whole genome shotgun sequence genomic DNA:
- the zgc:158766 gene encoding pleckstrin homology domain-containing family G member 4B isoform X3 translates to MLSLRKMHSKRKSRSTDNFLCIKDSESLDSCISGVLSSLYPPFISTAPTLLWQLFSVVERQYHGDGLRCLLDYLLPAKSILHSLQQHSRERFKGVPLCHVGWPLCLQEKVVVQLSPLHKVRLRPGDFYLQLVPQGRRSARLVLKCLASSGRAVAELPVPEGMIARVFTLRFPDEITRGRNLPPLTSCLLSAAAGDAVFRTPWKNVAVPLQLTDDKAPRASSSPSSLRGFRGFQLSACSTNGSTGTLDSSFRSSRDSLQSTAGSTASEPVLSRHRDNDSHAAHTHRHAMDTRAHSHAHSHAHSHAHTHSHTHMQPQTERAMGVDRGVCFASEATDPPPVPPRRRSAQDASALETRRLFRQSYMEALQNPMSLGCSSESVLDEGHDPRQPPLRQLLPRRLCGRGGLRGLDLGWAERDQNQNRNESQQNLQQRPRSKSLERTGPGAGLGRAAQVRGHRTRSSSGGSASLSASFSPRRLVNGHTPHTPHTPHTPHAAQTLHTTHMLHTLRPGTPTMPTSERRSSLRDESGASESPHHSGYHRNSFSSDDGHLDQLAPSKYRLHLPKLSDLNRDLLNSGAVALPGNRDRGGRLLLQVCLQNSMWTDGCCSAKELTCVMTYLTSTLRKERREQGVVVLVDGRRLQTLSPHMTTLLMALSDMQASLSCMLLLVDKECVYRPERELSIPCELLTSLKSLQKHVDPSQLTQDLDGTFPYDHAHYVSFREKIEPFASSCSEAVTSLQTSISSLNNTGSLDTTQAVMKVIEERRRLMKCVLDDVKLNRLRLEGGTFLARIRKEELCDNHIYRAAVDMVCALYNLVDEEVHRLVIQSNASLQHLEELLQTRRFEEATVQIKHWFTEKGEKHLASLDSYCLSSASITQLRRDLDDFMDQSDKQAQLLVQSAEGCPSPTLMDFKRFLSAMTTRSERRKADLETLQNLYEFYDSAERWLACCAECVQLGGDEWECGVALQEVREEGRGFSHEHFSTMREAAEGLGLARVGERCSALWRRCQVAHAQLEDALTHSSTAAPDGDQRDCSHTPPQLSPLGASPERTSSFLFDPLYTPTGSASSSPSHSHFLFPPVDGRAGDSSGASPFDDTDSDCTVDSFVSSRSEPPMRSAASAAARLRKPPLRKMMRKTGGSYEMATCTSSASVHEPRGAGASSAVRGYSGVHIRGLEVTNNVCAEKTLQRSEVKSPVLTRSQSLSTPARTHTHTLTHGDTDTKTHSSSKIQHILAEMVSTEREYVRSLSYVIQHYFPEMERPDLPQDLRGKRSIVFGNLEKLWAFHTHHFLRELEQCTDTPLSASQCFLTHEDQFGMYALYSKNKPRSDALLSSHGNSFFKNKQLELGDHMDVASYLLKPIQRMSKYALLLKDLIKQCGPAQEAELRDLRTAHDMVTFQLRHGNDLLAMDAIRGCDVNLKEQGELRCQDEFMVWCGRRKYLRHVFLFEDLILFSKTKKIEGGYDIYIYKQSYKTAEIGMTESVGESGLRFEIWFRRRKSQDTFILQAGSPEVKASWTSIIGKILWRQALRNRELRMQEMVSMGIGSKPFMDIKPSEAAISDRAIDYIMKSSESRTRASIAVSSFEHCAPHKRPHSTISNSSTSSSGSQSSSSLLGPLNLHLYPAHTHTLSHTHTHTPSAAFSWPYDCIEEDELEQDSTSQPSVQTSSSSQCTSTDSISGHSSLTISAHSSVAMETLPDDTPSFLCPASSTPVPSHSEPQTPPTPVCHKEAELQQTNSTYITASMGPRLTLGLSTVV, encoded by the exons GACTCGGAGTCGCTGGACAGCTGCATCTCGGGCGTGCTGTCTTCCCTGTACCCACCATTCATTTCCACGGCGCCCACGTTGCTGTGGCAACTCTTCAGCGTGGTGGAGCGGCAGTACCACGGCGACGGCCTGCGCTGCCTCCTCGACTACCTGCTGCCTGCCAAGAGCATCCTCCACAGTCTACAGCAGCACAgccgc gagcGGTTTAAAGGCGTGCCCCTGTGCCACGTGGGCTGGCCGCTGTGCCTGCAGGAGAAAGTGGTGGTCCAGCTGAGTCCACTGCATAAGGTGCGTCTGCGTCCAGGTGATTTCTACCTGCAGCTGGTTCCGCAGGGCCGGCGGTCCGCGCGGCTCGTCCTCAAATGCCTGGCGTCCAGCGGGCGCGCCGTAGCCGAGCTGCCCGTGCCCGAGGGCATGATCGCCCGCGTGTTCACGCTGCGCTTTCCAGACGAGATCACGCGTGGACGTAACCTCCCGCCGCTGACCAGCTGCCTGCTCTCGGCCGCTGCCGGGGACGCCGTGTTCCGCACCCCCTGGAAGAACGTGGCCGTCCCGCTGCAGCTGACCGACGACAAGGCGCCGCGCGCGTCCTCGTCACCGTCCTCCCTCCGCGGGTTCCGCGGGTTCCAGCTGTCCGCCTGCAGCACCAACGGTTCCACCGGAACGCTGGACTCCTCGTTCCGCAGCTCACGGGACTCCCTGCAGTCCACAGCCGGCTCGACAGCATCTGAACCCGTCCTGTCCCGTCACCGTGACAACGACAGCcacgcggcacacacacaccgtcacgcCATGGACACACGAgcgcactcacacgcacactcacacgcacactcacacgcacacacacactcacacacacacatgcagccccAGACTGAGCGAGCGATGGGGGTGGACAGGGGTGTGTGTTTCGCCTCGGAGGCGACTGACCCTCCCCCGGTCCCCCCTCGGCGGCGCTCTGCACAGGACGCATCGGCGTTGGAGACACGGCGCCTGTTCCGTCAGTCCTACATGGAGGCGCTGCAGAACCCCATGAGCCTGGGCTGCAGCTCGGAGTCCGTCCTGGACGAAGGTCACGACCCCCGCCAGCCGCCCCTCCGCCAGCTGTTGCCACGGAGACTGTGTGGGCGTGGGGGGCTGCGTGGGCTGGACCTCGGCTGGGCTGAACGGGATCAGAACCAGAACCGGAATGAGAGCCAGCAGAACCTGCAGCAGCGTCCGAGGTCCAAGTCCCTGGAGCGAACTGGACCGGGAGCGGGACTGGGTCGGGCGGCGCAGGTCAGAGGTCACCGCACACGCTCCTCCTCTGGAGGTTCCGCCAGCCTTTCTGCCAGCTTCTCACCACGCAGACTGGTCAatggacacacaccacacacaccacacacaccacacacacctcacgcAGCACAAACGctacatacaacacacatgctacacacactACGCCCTGGAACCCCCACTATGCCCACCagcgagaggaggagcagcTTGAGGGATGAGTCAg gaGCCAGTGAGAGCCCCCATCACTCAGGTTACCATAGAAACAGCTTCAGCAGTGATGATGGTCACCTGGACCAGTTGGCTCCTTCCAAATACAGGCTCCACCTACCCAAACTATCAGACCTTAACAGAGACCTGCTCAACTCAGGAGCTGTCGCTttaccag GTAACCGTGATCGTGGCGGCCGGCTGCTGCTGCAGGTGTGTCTGCAGAACTCCATGTGGACGGATGGCTGCTGTTCTGCCAAAGAGCTCACCTGTGTGATGACCTACCTGACCTCTACCCTCAG aaaggagaggagggagcagGGTGTGGTGGTCCTTGTTGATGGACGGCGTCTTCAGACTCTCTCCCCTCATATGACAACACTCCTCATGGCCCTGTCCGACATGCAG GCCTCTCTGTCctgtatgctgctgctggtggataAGGAGTGTGTGTACAGGCCCGAGAGAGAACTCAGCATCCCG tgtgagcTGCTGACCTCCCTCAAGTCCCTCCAGAAGCACGTTGACCCGTCACAGTTGACCCAAGACCTGGACGGAACCTTCCCCTATGACCACGCCCACTATGTCAGCTTCAGAGAG aaGATCGAACCCTTTGCCAGCAGCTGCAGTGAAGCAGTGACCTCCCTGCAGACCTCAATCTCCTCACTGAACAACACAGGCAGCCTGGACactacacag gcGGTTATGAAGGTGATTGAAGAACGGAGGCgtttgatgaagtgtgtgttggACGATGTGAAGCTGAACCGACTCCGCCTGGAGGGAGGGACCTTTCTGGCCCGGATACGCAAAGAGGAACTCTGTGACAACCACATCTACAG ggctgctGTGGATATGGTGTGTGCTCTGTATAACCTTGTGGATGAGGAGGTCCACCGTCTGGTCATCCAGTCCAACGCCTCCCTACAGCACCTAGAGGAGCTGCTACAGACACGCAGATTTGAGGAGGCCactgtacag attAAGCACTGGTTCACTGAAAAGGGGGAGAAGCACTTGGCCTCTCTAGACTCCTATTGCCTCTCCTCTGCGTCAATCACTCAGCTAAGGCGGGATCTGGATGATTTCATGGACCAATCAGAT AAACAGGCTCAGCTTCTTGTCCAGTCGGCTGAAGGGTGTCCAAGCCCAACTCTCATGGACTTCAAACGCTTCCTCAGTGCCATGACAACCCGCAGCGAGAGACGCAAGGCTGACCTGGAGACGCTGCAGAATCTCTACGAGTTCTATGACTCG GCGGAGCGCTGGCTGGCCTGCTGTGCGGAGTGTGTGCAGCTGGGGGGGGACGAGTGGGAGTGTGGGGTGGCGCTGCAGGAGGTGCGTGAGGAGGGCCGGGGGTTCTCCCACGAGCACTTCAGCACCATGAGGGAGGCAGCCGAGGGCCTGGGGCTCGCACGAGTAGGCGAGAGGTGTAGCGCCCTCTGGAGGAGGTGCCAGGTAGCACACGCCCAGCTGGAAGATGCTCTCACACATTCTAGCACAGCAGCCCCTGATGGTGACCAGCGGGACTGCAGCCACACGCCTCCTCAGCTATCCCCTCTGGGGGCGTCGCCCGAGCGCACTTCCTCCTTCCTGTTTGACCCACTCTATACCCCCACTGGCTCCGCCTCTTCCTCCCCTAGCCACTCCCACTTCCTGTTTCCCCCGGTGGATGGGCGGGCGGGCGACAGCAGCGGTGCGTCGCCGTTTGATGACACGGACAGCGACTGCACGGTGGACTCATTTGTGTCAAGCCGCTCGGAGCCGCCTATGCGCTCCGCCGCTAGCGCCGCGGCACGTCTCCGCAAACCACCGCtgaggaagatgatgaggaaGACCGGCGGCAGCTACGAGATGGCCACGTGCACCAGCAGCGCGAGTGTGCACGAGCCACGGGGGGCGGGAGCGAGCAGCGCCGTGCGAGGCTACTCGGGTGTCCACATCCGTGGGCTGGAGGTCACCAATAACGTGTGTGCGGAGAAGACCCtgcaaaggtcagaggtcaagagCCCTGTCCTCACCCGCAGTCAGAGCCTCTCCACCCcagccaggacacacacacacacactcacgcacgggGACACGGACACCAAGACACACAGCAG cagtaAGATCCAGCACATCTTGGCTGAGATGGTCAGTACGGAGCGTGAGTACGTGCGGTCGCTAAGCTACGTGATCCAGCACTACTTCCCTGAGATGGAGCGTCCAGACCTGCCGCAGGACCTGCGGGGCAAGCGCAGCATTGTCTTTGGGAACCTGGAGAAGCTCTGGgcattccacacacaccacttcctcAGGGAGCTGGAGCAGTGCACAGACACACCGCTCAGCGCCAGCCAGTGTTTTCTCACTcac GAGGATCAGTTTGGCATGTACGCCCTCTACAGCAAGAACAAGCCACGCTCAGATGCTCTACTCTCCAGCCATGGAAACAGCTTCTtcaag aataagCAGCTGGAGCTGGGTGACCACATGGATGTGGCGTCGTACCTGCTGAAACCGATCCAGCGCATGAGTAAATATGCCCTCCTGCTCAAAGACCTCATCAAGCAGTGTGGCCCCGCCCAGGAGGCGGAGCTACGCGACCTACGCACTGCCCACGACATGGTCACCTTCCAGCTGCGCCACGGCAATGACCTGCTCGCCATGGATGCTATCAGAGGATGTGAT gtgaACTTGAAGGAGCAGGGTGAGTTGCGTTGCCAGGATGAGtttatggtgtggtgtggccgCCGTAAGTACCTGCGTCATGTCTTCCTCTTCGAAGACCTCATCCTCTTCAGCAAGACCAAGAAGATCGAGGGTGGATACGACATCTACATCTACAAACAGTCttacaag ACGGCGGAGATTGGCATGACGGAGAGTGTGGGCGAGAGTGGCCTGCGGTTCGAGATCTGGTTCCGCCGCAGGAAGTCGCAGGACACCTTCATCCTGCAGGCGGGGTCACCTGAGGTCAAGGCCTCCTGGACCAGCATCATCGGCAAGATCCTCTGGAGACAGGCGCTACGCAACAGag AGCTGCGCATGCAGGAGATGGTTTCCATGGGGATCGGCAGCAAGCCCTTCATGGACATCAAGCCCAGTGAGGCCGCCATCAGTGACCGGGCCATAGACTACATCATGAAGAGCtcag agTCCAGGACGCGTGCCTCCATTGCTGTGTCATCGTTTGAGCACTGCGCGCCCCATAAGCGTCCGCACTCCACCATCTCCAACTCGTCCACCTCCTCGTCAGGCAGTCAGTCGTCCTCCTCGCTGCTGGGGCCACTCAACCTACACCTCTaccccgcgcacacacacacactctctcacacacacacacacacaccctctgcagCATTCTCCTGGCCCTACGACTGCATAGAGGAGGACGAGCTGGAACAGGACTCTACTAGCCAGCCCTCCGTCc agacctcctcttcctcccagtGCACGTCGACTGACAGCATCAGCGGCCACAGCTCTCTCACCATATCTGCCCACTCCTCCGTTGCCATGGAGACCTTACCAGATGACACACCTTCTTTCCTCTGCCCCGCCTCCTCCACACCTGTCCCCTCCCACTCGGAACCTCAGACTCCTCCCACTCCAGTGTGTCACAAAGAGGCGGAActccaacaaacaaacagcaccTACATCACTGca agtATGGGCCCTCGTTTAACACTAGGCCTCTCCACAGTGGTCTGA
- the zgc:158766 gene encoding pleckstrin homology domain-containing family G member 4B isoform X1, whose translation MLSLRKMHSKRKSRSTDNFLCIKDSESLDSCISGVLSSLYPPFISTAPTLLWQLFSVVERQYHGDGLRCLLDYLLPAKSILHSLQQHSRERFKGVPLCHVGWPLCLQEKVVVQLSPLHKVRLRPGDFYLQLVPQGRRSARLVLKCLASSGRAVAELPVPEGMIARVFTLRFPDEITRGRNLPPLTSCLLSAAAGDAVFRTPWKNVAVPLQLTDDKAPRASSSPSSLRGFRGFQLSACSTNGSTGTLDSSFRSSRDSLQSTAGSTASEPVLSRHRDNDSHAAHTHRHAMDTRAHSHAHSHAHSHAHTHSHTHMQPQTERAMGVDRGVCFASEATDPPPVPPRRRSAQDASALETRRLFRQSYMEALQNPMSLGCSSESVLDEGHDPRQPPLRQLLPRRLCGRGGLRGLDLGWAERDQNQNRNESQQNLQQRPRSKSLERTGPGAGLGRAAQVRGHRTRSSSGGSASLSASFSPRRLVNGHTPHTPHTPHTPHAAQTLHTTHMLHTLRPGTPTMPTSERRSSLRDESGASESPHHSGYHRNSFSSDDGHLDQLAPSKYRLHLPKLSDLNRDLLNSGAVALPGNRDRGGRLLLQVCLQNSMWTDGCCSAKELTCVMTYLTSTLRKERREQGVVVLVDGRRLQTLSPHMTTLLMALSDMQASLSCMLLLVDKECVYRPERELSIPCELLTSLKSLQKHVDPSQLTQDLDGTFPYDHAHYVSFREKIEPFASSCSEAVTSLQTSISSLNNTGSLDTTQAVMKVIEERRRLMKCVLDDVKLNRLRLEGGTFLARIRKEELCDNHIYRAAVDMVCALYNLVDEEVHRLVIQSNASLQHLEELLQTRRFEEATVQIKHWFTEKGEKHLASLDSYCLSSASITQLRRDLDDFMDQSDRQQKQAQLLVQSAEGCPSPTLMDFKRFLSAMTTRSERRKADLETLQNLYEFYDSAERWLACCAECVQLGGDEWECGVALQEVREEGRGFSHEHFSTMREAAEGLGLARVGERCSALWRRCQVAHAQLEDALTHSSTAAPDGDQRDCSHTPPQLSPLGASPERTSSFLFDPLYTPTGSASSSPSHSHFLFPPVDGRAGDSSGASPFDDTDSDCTVDSFVSSRSEPPMRSAASAAARLRKPPLRKMMRKTGGSYEMATCTSSASVHEPRGAGASSAVRGYSGVHIRGLEVTNNVCAEKTLQRSEVKSPVLTRSQSLSTPARTHTHTLTHGDTDTKTHSSSKIQHILAEMVSTEREYVRSLSYVIQHYFPEMERPDLPQDLRGKRSIVFGNLEKLWAFHTHHFLRELEQCTDTPLSASQCFLTHEDQFGMYALYSKNKPRSDALLSSHGNSFFKNKQLELGDHMDVASYLLKPIQRMSKYALLLKDLIKQCGPAQEAELRDLRTAHDMVTFQLRHGNDLLAMDAIRGCDVNLKEQGELRCQDEFMVWCGRRKYLRHVFLFEDLILFSKTKKIEGGYDIYIYKQSYKTAEIGMTESVGESGLRFEIWFRRRKSQDTFILQAGSPEVKASWTSIIGKILWRQALRNRELRMQEMVSMGIGSKPFMDIKPSEAAISDRAIDYIMKSSESRTRASIAVSSFEHCAPHKRPHSTISNSSTSSSGSQSSSSLLGPLNLHLYPAHTHTLSHTHTHTPSAAFSWPYDCIEEDELEQDSTSQPSVQTSSSSQCTSTDSISGHSSLTISAHSSVAMETLPDDTPSFLCPASSTPVPSHSEPQTPPTPVCHKEAELQQTNSTYITASMGPRLTLGLSTVV comes from the exons GACTCGGAGTCGCTGGACAGCTGCATCTCGGGCGTGCTGTCTTCCCTGTACCCACCATTCATTTCCACGGCGCCCACGTTGCTGTGGCAACTCTTCAGCGTGGTGGAGCGGCAGTACCACGGCGACGGCCTGCGCTGCCTCCTCGACTACCTGCTGCCTGCCAAGAGCATCCTCCACAGTCTACAGCAGCACAgccgc gagcGGTTTAAAGGCGTGCCCCTGTGCCACGTGGGCTGGCCGCTGTGCCTGCAGGAGAAAGTGGTGGTCCAGCTGAGTCCACTGCATAAGGTGCGTCTGCGTCCAGGTGATTTCTACCTGCAGCTGGTTCCGCAGGGCCGGCGGTCCGCGCGGCTCGTCCTCAAATGCCTGGCGTCCAGCGGGCGCGCCGTAGCCGAGCTGCCCGTGCCCGAGGGCATGATCGCCCGCGTGTTCACGCTGCGCTTTCCAGACGAGATCACGCGTGGACGTAACCTCCCGCCGCTGACCAGCTGCCTGCTCTCGGCCGCTGCCGGGGACGCCGTGTTCCGCACCCCCTGGAAGAACGTGGCCGTCCCGCTGCAGCTGACCGACGACAAGGCGCCGCGCGCGTCCTCGTCACCGTCCTCCCTCCGCGGGTTCCGCGGGTTCCAGCTGTCCGCCTGCAGCACCAACGGTTCCACCGGAACGCTGGACTCCTCGTTCCGCAGCTCACGGGACTCCCTGCAGTCCACAGCCGGCTCGACAGCATCTGAACCCGTCCTGTCCCGTCACCGTGACAACGACAGCcacgcggcacacacacaccgtcacgcCATGGACACACGAgcgcactcacacgcacactcacacgcacactcacacgcacacacacactcacacacacacatgcagccccAGACTGAGCGAGCGATGGGGGTGGACAGGGGTGTGTGTTTCGCCTCGGAGGCGACTGACCCTCCCCCGGTCCCCCCTCGGCGGCGCTCTGCACAGGACGCATCGGCGTTGGAGACACGGCGCCTGTTCCGTCAGTCCTACATGGAGGCGCTGCAGAACCCCATGAGCCTGGGCTGCAGCTCGGAGTCCGTCCTGGACGAAGGTCACGACCCCCGCCAGCCGCCCCTCCGCCAGCTGTTGCCACGGAGACTGTGTGGGCGTGGGGGGCTGCGTGGGCTGGACCTCGGCTGGGCTGAACGGGATCAGAACCAGAACCGGAATGAGAGCCAGCAGAACCTGCAGCAGCGTCCGAGGTCCAAGTCCCTGGAGCGAACTGGACCGGGAGCGGGACTGGGTCGGGCGGCGCAGGTCAGAGGTCACCGCACACGCTCCTCCTCTGGAGGTTCCGCCAGCCTTTCTGCCAGCTTCTCACCACGCAGACTGGTCAatggacacacaccacacacaccacacacaccacacacacctcacgcAGCACAAACGctacatacaacacacatgctacacacactACGCCCTGGAACCCCCACTATGCCCACCagcgagaggaggagcagcTTGAGGGATGAGTCAg gaGCCAGTGAGAGCCCCCATCACTCAGGTTACCATAGAAACAGCTTCAGCAGTGATGATGGTCACCTGGACCAGTTGGCTCCTTCCAAATACAGGCTCCACCTACCCAAACTATCAGACCTTAACAGAGACCTGCTCAACTCAGGAGCTGTCGCTttaccag GTAACCGTGATCGTGGCGGCCGGCTGCTGCTGCAGGTGTGTCTGCAGAACTCCATGTGGACGGATGGCTGCTGTTCTGCCAAAGAGCTCACCTGTGTGATGACCTACCTGACCTCTACCCTCAG aaaggagaggagggagcagGGTGTGGTGGTCCTTGTTGATGGACGGCGTCTTCAGACTCTCTCCCCTCATATGACAACACTCCTCATGGCCCTGTCCGACATGCAG GCCTCTCTGTCctgtatgctgctgctggtggataAGGAGTGTGTGTACAGGCCCGAGAGAGAACTCAGCATCCCG tgtgagcTGCTGACCTCCCTCAAGTCCCTCCAGAAGCACGTTGACCCGTCACAGTTGACCCAAGACCTGGACGGAACCTTCCCCTATGACCACGCCCACTATGTCAGCTTCAGAGAG aaGATCGAACCCTTTGCCAGCAGCTGCAGTGAAGCAGTGACCTCCCTGCAGACCTCAATCTCCTCACTGAACAACACAGGCAGCCTGGACactacacag gcGGTTATGAAGGTGATTGAAGAACGGAGGCgtttgatgaagtgtgtgttggACGATGTGAAGCTGAACCGACTCCGCCTGGAGGGAGGGACCTTTCTGGCCCGGATACGCAAAGAGGAACTCTGTGACAACCACATCTACAG ggctgctGTGGATATGGTGTGTGCTCTGTATAACCTTGTGGATGAGGAGGTCCACCGTCTGGTCATCCAGTCCAACGCCTCCCTACAGCACCTAGAGGAGCTGCTACAGACACGCAGATTTGAGGAGGCCactgtacag attAAGCACTGGTTCACTGAAAAGGGGGAGAAGCACTTGGCCTCTCTAGACTCCTATTGCCTCTCCTCTGCGTCAATCACTCAGCTAAGGCGGGATCTGGATGATTTCATGGACCAATCAGAT CGGCAGCAGAAACAGGCTCAGCTTCTTGTCCAGTCGGCTGAAGGGTGTCCAAGCCCAACTCTCATGGACTTCAAACGCTTCCTCAGTGCCATGACAACCCGCAGCGAGAGACGCAAGGCTGACCTGGAGACGCTGCAGAATCTCTACGAGTTCTATGACTCG GCGGAGCGCTGGCTGGCCTGCTGTGCGGAGTGTGTGCAGCTGGGGGGGGACGAGTGGGAGTGTGGGGTGGCGCTGCAGGAGGTGCGTGAGGAGGGCCGGGGGTTCTCCCACGAGCACTTCAGCACCATGAGGGAGGCAGCCGAGGGCCTGGGGCTCGCACGAGTAGGCGAGAGGTGTAGCGCCCTCTGGAGGAGGTGCCAGGTAGCACACGCCCAGCTGGAAGATGCTCTCACACATTCTAGCACAGCAGCCCCTGATGGTGACCAGCGGGACTGCAGCCACACGCCTCCTCAGCTATCCCCTCTGGGGGCGTCGCCCGAGCGCACTTCCTCCTTCCTGTTTGACCCACTCTATACCCCCACTGGCTCCGCCTCTTCCTCCCCTAGCCACTCCCACTTCCTGTTTCCCCCGGTGGATGGGCGGGCGGGCGACAGCAGCGGTGCGTCGCCGTTTGATGACACGGACAGCGACTGCACGGTGGACTCATTTGTGTCAAGCCGCTCGGAGCCGCCTATGCGCTCCGCCGCTAGCGCCGCGGCACGTCTCCGCAAACCACCGCtgaggaagatgatgaggaaGACCGGCGGCAGCTACGAGATGGCCACGTGCACCAGCAGCGCGAGTGTGCACGAGCCACGGGGGGCGGGAGCGAGCAGCGCCGTGCGAGGCTACTCGGGTGTCCACATCCGTGGGCTGGAGGTCACCAATAACGTGTGTGCGGAGAAGACCCtgcaaaggtcagaggtcaagagCCCTGTCCTCACCCGCAGTCAGAGCCTCTCCACCCcagccaggacacacacacacacactcacgcacgggGACACGGACACCAAGACACACAGCAG cagtaAGATCCAGCACATCTTGGCTGAGATGGTCAGTACGGAGCGTGAGTACGTGCGGTCGCTAAGCTACGTGATCCAGCACTACTTCCCTGAGATGGAGCGTCCAGACCTGCCGCAGGACCTGCGGGGCAAGCGCAGCATTGTCTTTGGGAACCTGGAGAAGCTCTGGgcattccacacacaccacttcctcAGGGAGCTGGAGCAGTGCACAGACACACCGCTCAGCGCCAGCCAGTGTTTTCTCACTcac GAGGATCAGTTTGGCATGTACGCCCTCTACAGCAAGAACAAGCCACGCTCAGATGCTCTACTCTCCAGCCATGGAAACAGCTTCTtcaag aataagCAGCTGGAGCTGGGTGACCACATGGATGTGGCGTCGTACCTGCTGAAACCGATCCAGCGCATGAGTAAATATGCCCTCCTGCTCAAAGACCTCATCAAGCAGTGTGGCCCCGCCCAGGAGGCGGAGCTACGCGACCTACGCACTGCCCACGACATGGTCACCTTCCAGCTGCGCCACGGCAATGACCTGCTCGCCATGGATGCTATCAGAGGATGTGAT gtgaACTTGAAGGAGCAGGGTGAGTTGCGTTGCCAGGATGAGtttatggtgtggtgtggccgCCGTAAGTACCTGCGTCATGTCTTCCTCTTCGAAGACCTCATCCTCTTCAGCAAGACCAAGAAGATCGAGGGTGGATACGACATCTACATCTACAAACAGTCttacaag ACGGCGGAGATTGGCATGACGGAGAGTGTGGGCGAGAGTGGCCTGCGGTTCGAGATCTGGTTCCGCCGCAGGAAGTCGCAGGACACCTTCATCCTGCAGGCGGGGTCACCTGAGGTCAAGGCCTCCTGGACCAGCATCATCGGCAAGATCCTCTGGAGACAGGCGCTACGCAACAGag AGCTGCGCATGCAGGAGATGGTTTCCATGGGGATCGGCAGCAAGCCCTTCATGGACATCAAGCCCAGTGAGGCCGCCATCAGTGACCGGGCCATAGACTACATCATGAAGAGCtcag agTCCAGGACGCGTGCCTCCATTGCTGTGTCATCGTTTGAGCACTGCGCGCCCCATAAGCGTCCGCACTCCACCATCTCCAACTCGTCCACCTCCTCGTCAGGCAGTCAGTCGTCCTCCTCGCTGCTGGGGCCACTCAACCTACACCTCTaccccgcgcacacacacacactctctcacacacacacacacacaccctctgcagCATTCTCCTGGCCCTACGACTGCATAGAGGAGGACGAGCTGGAACAGGACTCTACTAGCCAGCCCTCCGTCc agacctcctcttcctcccagtGCACGTCGACTGACAGCATCAGCGGCCACAGCTCTCTCACCATATCTGCCCACTCCTCCGTTGCCATGGAGACCTTACCAGATGACACACCTTCTTTCCTCTGCCCCGCCTCCTCCACACCTGTCCCCTCCCACTCGGAACCTCAGACTCCTCCCACTCCAGTGTGTCACAAAGAGGCGGAActccaacaaacaaacagcaccTACATCACTGca agtATGGGCCCTCGTTTAACACTAGGCCTCTCCACAGTGGTCTGA